Proteins co-encoded in one Lineus longissimus chromosome 11, tnLinLong1.2, whole genome shotgun sequence genomic window:
- the LOC135495606 gene encoding chromodomain Y-like protein 2 yields MADCPDLFEVQKVLSRRTRKGHVQYLIRWKGYGSENDTWEPQGGLVACRIFVNLYNKRHGYPLMGAHGETIRPKKKPNSSKVAARARLNKAKGKKPSPHRKVVAKKHTKLKAYPVRSRENSLSESVNETNNLTKKGLDLEREIKPKSKLKEVKNKIDAKKVVKQRKKSDVSSLSGEKPKGLKTSKSTKVNVKDTDVIKVKVHKTSKQPKVKAVDSAKNKTDSNKKSKTNLDKTKAADAVDRIITKGKIKGKVAKLPKVRVSSSADESSDFDGESEDEDYIRYMLAPALLKKLETVDRELDSKQAALCPGGFSGPKRKKIKAKCDNKTLKILNKYKNFSQETVCNKKKSNCSGKCKKHGKVVRKGNVVRRGSDCSSRSKISPKAAGKLLPMKPLHVKTESAQPVSLPKAPKMQTDSKLQMPGVLDFATIYKTPPTSPHLARSSSNTPSRPSTPVHNGYFADLPTMPLVPTLPSSPSTDSYLSLITDLPQKLQATKLFRRVGSQAEDEAEVKRRVSVRQSESAFKYRDIVVKRCAHYTQIWLFTNTKFRNALNPHVFQELISAFHNAKHDDSRLVLLSGTGRIFCSGIDLFYLSSEDTKSAVNKMIASLREFIKTLISFPKPIVAAVNGPAVGLGAAILPLCDIVYASDKAEFYMPYTRLAQTPEGCASLMFPNVMGLPLANEMLLGGRKLTAIEAYQNNLVSQVYWPTSMMQEVIPKVESMASQSAKALEATKLMVRSHLKAKMDYTNESECNMLYESWLSTDFQRAIKKYLEEEEELLH; encoded by the exons ATGGCGGATTGCCCGGATCTTTTCGAG GTCCAGAAAGTCCTTTCAAGACGGACAAGAAAAGGCCATGTTCAGTATTTGATCAGATGGAAAGGTTACGGAAGTGAAAATGATACTTGGGAGCCTCAGGGAGGTTTGGTTGCTTGTCGGATATTTGTCAACCTTTATAACAAAAGGCATGGCTATCCCTTAATGGGAGCCCATGGAGAAACCATTCGGCCAAAGAAAAAACCCAATTCATCAAAAGTTGCTGCCAGGGCACGACTCAATAAAGCAAAGGGGAAGAAGCCCAGTCCACATCGAAAGGTAGTTGCCAAAAAGCACACCAAATTAAAGGCCTATCCTGTACGAAGTCGGGAGAACTCCTTGTCAGAATCTGTAAATGAAACTAACAACCTTACAAAGAAAGGTTTAGATTTAGAAAGAGAAATCAAACCAAAGTCGAAACTGAAAGAAGTAAAGAACAAAATAGATGCGAAAAAGGTTGTcaagcaaagaaaaaaatctgATGTTTCCAGTCTTAGTGGTGAGAAGCCGAAAGGCCTGAAAACATCGAAGTCCACTAAGGTGAATGTCAAAGACACTGATGTTATTAAGGTCAAGGTCCATAAAACTTCTAAGCAGCCAAAAGTCAAGGCTGTAGATTCTGccaagaataaaactgacagtAACAAAAAATCAAAAACTAATCTTGATAAAACAAAGGCTGCTGATGCAGTCGATAGAATCATAACTAAGGGGAAGATCAAGGGTAAAGTTGCAAAACTTCCGAAGGTCAGAGTCAGTAGTTCAGCTGATGAATCTTCAGACTTTGATGGTGAAAGTGAGGATGAAGACTACATTCGTTATATGCTGGCACCGGCTTTACTGAAAAAATTGGAAACAGTTGACCGTGAATTAGACTCAAAACAAGCAGCTTTGTGCCCAGGTGGGTTCAGTGGACCAAAAAGGAAGAAAATCAAGGCCAAATGTGATAATAAAACACTGAAAATTCTAAATAAATATAAAAACTTTTCACAAGAAACTGTTTGCAACAAGAAGAAATCAAACTGCAGTGGAAAATGTAAAAAACACGGAAAAGTTGTCAGGAAAGGAAATGTGGTTCGACGGGGGAGTGATTGTTCTAGTCGTAGTAAAATCTCCCCTAAAGCCGCTGGTAAACTACTGCCAATGAAGCCCCTGCATGTTAAGACAGAATCTGCACAACCTG TCTCATTGCCAAAAGCTCCAAAGATGCAAACGGATTCGAAACTACAAATGCCAGGTGTTCTGGACTTTGCTACAATTTACAAAACTCCACCAACGTCGCCTCATCTTGCCCGTTCCTCCTCTAACACTCCATCCAGGCCCAGCACCCCTGTACATAACGGATACTTCGCAGACCTTCCAACAATGCCTTTGGTTCCAACTCTTCCAAGCAGTCCGTCAACAGACTCCTATCTCTCACTAATAACAGACTTGCCACAAAAATTGCAAGCGACAAAACTTTTTCGGCGAGTTGGCAGTCAGGCTGAGGATGAGGCGGAGGTGAAGAGGCGAGTCAGTGTCCGCCAGAGCGAAAGTGCATTTAAATATCGGGATATAGTTGTCAAGAGGTGTGCGCATTATACACAGATTTGGCTGTTCACTAATACCAAATTCAGGAACGCGCTGAACCCACAT GTCTTTCAGGAATTGATCTCTGCATTTCATAATGCCAAGCATGATGATAGTCGTCTTGTATTACTCAGCGGTACAGGAAGGATATTCTGCTCAGGGATTGACTTGTTCTACTTATCATCAGAGGATACTAAATCTGCAGTGAACAAAATGATAGCTTCTCTGAG GGAATTCATCAAGACATTGATATCATTCCCAAAGCCAATCGTGGCTGCAGTGAACGGTCCAGCTGTCGGTCTTGGTGCTGCTATTCTGCCTCTGTGTGACATAGTCTACGCAAGCGACAAGGCAGAGTTCTACATGCCTTATACTCGACTAGCGCAGACCCCTGAAGGATGTGCCTCTTTAATGTTTCCTAATGTGATGGGATTGCCATTG GCAAATGAGATGCTTCTAGGTGGAAGGAAGCTGACTGCGATAGAAGCATATCAGAACAACCTGGTGTCTCAGGTTTACTGGCCTACGAGTATGATGCAGGAAGTTATTCCAAAGGTGGAATCTATGGCCAGTCAGTCTGCCAAG GCTCTGGAGGCCACCAAACTGATGGTTAGAAGTCACTTGAAAGCTAAGATGGACTACACTAATGAATCGGAATGCAATATGTTGTACGAGTCTTGGTTATCGACAGACTTCCAACGGGCAATCAAGAAGTATTTAGAAGAAGAGGAGGAGTTGTTACATTGA